The sequence GCGGCGTTCGAAAAGTATTTCGGCAAATATCCGTTTCCCCGCGACGGCTTTAAGCTGGTGGAAAGCTGGCATCTCGGCATGGAACATCAAACCGCAGTGGCGTATGGCAATCATTATTTGCAGGGCTATCGCGGCCGCGCCTCTTCACCGGTGGGATTGAAATTCGATTTCATCATCATCCACGAAACCGCGCACGAATGGTGGGGCAACAGTGTGACTTCGGAAGACATCGCAGACATGTGGATTCACGAAAGCTTTGGCGCGTATGCCGAGGCGGTTTATGTGGAAGAATTGTTCGGCTACGAGCAGGCGTTGCAGTACATCAACGGCAAGAAATCAAACGTGCAGAATGACCGGCCGATCATCGGCGTGTACGGTGTGCACCGCCGCGGCTCCGGCGACATGTATGACAAAGGCCAGCTCGTGCTCAACACATTGCGCCATGTGATTGCCAGTGATGATCTGTGGTGGGCGATTATCAAGGGATTGGCGGAGGATTTCAAGCACAGCATCGTCACCGCCGAACAAATTTTTGCCTACATCAACCAAAAAACTGGCGAGGATTACGGCTATTTTTTCGAACAATATTTCAAGAACACAAATATTCCGGAATTGGAAATCACGGTTACGCAGCATCGTGACAGCGTTACCGCGCAATATCGCTGGCGCGCCGAGACGCCGGACTTTCGCATGCCGGTGAAAGTCACAACTGCCAAAGACAAGTTTGCATTTATTTATCCCACCAACTCGCCGCAAACGACCCGTCTCAAGGGCGTTTCTCCCGGAGAGTTTCGAGTCGCGGAGGATTTGTTTTATATCGACGTCAAGCTCCAACGGGCGTATCAATACTGAAGTGCACCCCTAAAATTGGACACTCTTGCTAAAGAATACCTGAACGGCTATACTGGTCCAACTCCAAGGGAGCACGAACATGTCAAAGAATCGCAGAAGCTTTCGCCTTCTTTCAAGGCCCGGGTTGTGTTAGAAGTCATGAGCGGTGTGCCAACTCCGAGGGAAAGTGGGTTGACTTTTCACCGATTTTGCGCTACATTCGCGGCCATGAAAAGCCCCTCCAAACCCGCCGCCGGCAAGCTTTTTTTGATTGACGGCTACGCCCTGGCTTACCGCTCCCACTTCGCATTCATTAAAAATCCTCTTACCAACTCGCGCGGCGAAGCCACCAGCGCGGTTTTTGGATTCATCCGCGCGCTGTTGCAACTGCTCGACGAGCAATCCCCGGAATACTTTGCCGTGGTCTTCGATACGCCCGAGCCGACATTTCGCCACAAAGCTTACGCCGCCTACAAGGCCACGCGCCAGCGCATGCCCGACGAGCTGATCGCGCAAATTCCCAAGATTCGCGAGTTCAGCACGGCGCTCGGCGCCAATCTCATCGAATATCCGGGCTACGAGGCGGATGACGTGATGGGAACTTTGGCGCGGCAAACCGCGAAACAGGGTGTGCAGGTTTATTTTTTCACGGCTGACAAGGACTTGATGCAGCTCGTCGATGAGCATACGTTCATCTATTACGCCGGCAGAAACAACGAGACCCAAATTCTGGGCGCGCCAGAGGTGCAGGAGTTCAAAGTAGAGCGGTGGGTGGACGTCGTTGCCCGTCTGTCGCAGGATGTCGAGCGGCGAGAAGCGGGCCGCCCAGACCGACCAGCCCTCGTCCCACCAGACGCGCTGGTCGCCGATGCGGTGGACGCGCAGATAGAACCCCAGCAGCAACACTGCGGCCATCGCCCATCGCCGGGCCAGAGCTCGGCCGGAAAAAAGCGAATGGCCGTCGATCATGCGCTGCCGGTCCGGTCGTTAGATGGCGGTGGCGTCGCCGCTTTGTGGTGGAAGATCAAAGGTGATGACCGTTCCCCGCGGCACGTAAGGGACGCTGAAGGTGCGCGACTCATCGCTTAGGTTCAGACCGACCACAACCGCCTCGCCGCCGTCTTCCCGAACGTAGGCATAGGTGCGGGCGGCCGAGTCCAGGTGGAGCGTCTCGCGCCCGCCGCGCCACAGGGCGGGATGATTGCGCCGCAGGTGGCTCAGGTACCAGAAGTAGGATGACAAATCAGCGTCCTGCGCCTCGCCCCAGAGCATCGGCTGGCGGCACTCTTCCATGCCCTGGCTGCCGGGGGCGTGGATGCCGCGTTCCTGCGTGACACCGACTTCCGTGCCGTTATAGACGATGGGCGCGCCACCCAGCGTAAACTGCACCAGGGCCGCCAGCTTGAGCTTGCGTTTGTCGCCGCCGGCCCGCCACAGGAACCGGTCCATATCGTGGTTATCCAGAAAGCTGGGCCGGCTAAAGGTGTTCTGCGGCGGGAAATAGGCCTCATGGCGGTTCAGGAATGCGTCGAAACCGGCCAGGCTCAGGTCGCCGATGGCAAAGGCGCGGCGTAATGCCTGGCAGAGCAGGAAGTCGAGCGTCCCGTCGAACAGGCCGGCATAGCTAAGTTGCTGGTCGGGCGGCCGAATTAGCTCGCCGAACATCCACGCGTCGGGTCGGATGCTGCGGGCTACGGCGCGCGCGTCGGTCCAGAAGTCATGGGATGGCCCGTCGGCATGGTCCAGCCGCAACCCGTCGAAACCA comes from Cytophagia bacterium CHB2 and encodes:
- a CDS encoding alpha-amylase; translation: DFVGNHWGSKHASFQAARADRNSPYYNWYYWKNWPEEYIAYFDVPDLPKLNVDHPAVRDHLLRSIGHWLGDIGFDGLRLDHADGPSHDFWTDARAVARSIRPDAWMFGELIRPPDQQLSYAGLFDGTLDFLLCQALRRAFAIGDLSLAGFDAFLNRHEAYFPPQNTFSRPSFLDNHDMDRFLWRAGGDKRKLKLAALVQFTLGGAPIVYNGTEVGVTQERGIHAPGSQGMEECRQPMLWGEAQDADLSSYFWYLSHLRRNHPALWRGGRETLHLDSAARTYAYVREDGGEAVVVGLNLSDESRTFSVPYVPRGTVITFDLPPQSGDATAI
- a CDS encoding M1 family metallopeptidase, which translates into the protein MNNYNVTLNVGKYAHWRDYYIASDTLTLDYYVMPYNLDKAKKQFQQVKPMLAAFEKYFGKYPFPRDGFKLVESWHLGMEHQTAVAYGNHYLQGYRGRASSPVGLKFDFIIIHETAHEWWGNSVTSEDIADMWIHESFGAYAEAVYVEELFGYEQALQYINGKKSNVQNDRPIIGVYGVHRRGSGDMYDKGQLVLNTLRHVIASDDLWWAIIKGLAEDFKHSIVTAEQIFAYINQKTGEDYGYFFEQYFKNTNIPELEITVTQHRDSVTAQYRWRAETPDFRMPVKVTTAKDKFAFIYPTNSPQTTRLKGVSPGEFRVAEDLFYIDVKLQRAYQY